One genomic segment of Terriglobales bacterium includes these proteins:
- a CDS encoding cold-shock protein — MREKGTVKWFNATKGYGFIQREKGGDVFVHYSAIQSDGYRSLNEGDSVEFEVTEGPKGLQAANVTRL, encoded by the coding sequence ATGAGAGAAAAAGGCACTGTGAAGTGGTTCAACGCCACCAAGGGGTACGGGTTCATCCAACGGGAGAAGGGAGGCGACGTTTTCGTCCACTACTCCGCCATCCAGTCCGACGGCTACCGCTCCCTCAACGAGGGCGACTCCGTCGAGTTTGAGGTCACCGAAGGTCCCAAGGGGCTGCAGGCCGCCAACGTCACCCGCCTGTAG
- the mqnE gene encoding aminofutalosine synthase MqnE, translating to MAHAFQTEDPRLQTIAAKVMVGSRLDGADALALYRSPDILAVGWLANRVREQRHGDRTYFNVNRHINPTNVCVAACRLCAFGRKKDTPGAYTMALEEAFQTAASGYSEAVTEFHIVGGLHPDLPFQYFLDLIAGLKQRFPQVHLKAFTMVEIAYLARRAKLSIRETLQKLKDAGVDSLPGGGAEIFCERVRRVICDHKISGEEWLETARTAHQLGLRSNATMLYGHVENDEDRVDHLLKLRALQDETGGFQTFIPLAFHPANTPLEHLPTTTGMLDLRQVAVGRLVLDNFAHIKAYWQMLTPKIAQIALRFGADDLDGTVIEEKIYHDAGATTPQGLRRQELERLIREAGREPCERDTLYRPVSRSETSLTVQA from the coding sequence ATGGCCCACGCCTTTCAGACGGAGGACCCGCGGCTTCAGACCATCGCCGCCAAGGTGATGGTGGGGAGCCGCTTGGACGGCGCCGACGCCCTCGCCCTCTACCGCTCGCCCGACATCCTGGCGGTGGGCTGGCTGGCCAACCGCGTGCGCGAGCAGCGCCACGGCGACCGCACCTACTTCAACGTCAACCGCCACATCAATCCCACCAACGTCTGCGTGGCTGCCTGCCGCCTGTGCGCCTTCGGGCGCAAGAAGGACACCCCCGGCGCCTACACCATGGCCCTGGAAGAGGCCTTCCAGACCGCCGCCAGCGGCTACTCCGAGGCGGTGACCGAATTCCACATCGTGGGCGGGCTGCATCCCGACCTGCCCTTCCAGTACTTCCTCGATCTCATCGCCGGGCTCAAGCAGCGCTTTCCCCAGGTGCACCTCAAGGCCTTCACCATGGTGGAGATCGCGTACCTGGCGCGGCGCGCCAAGCTCTCCATCCGCGAAACCCTGCAGAAGCTGAAGGATGCGGGGGTGGACTCGCTGCCCGGCGGCGGGGCCGAGATCTTCTGCGAGCGGGTGCGGCGCGTGATCTGCGACCACAAGATCTCGGGCGAGGAGTGGCTGGAGACGGCGCGCACCGCCCACCAGCTCGGCCTGCGCTCCAACGCCACCATGCTCTACGGCCACGTGGAGAACGACGAGGACCGCGTCGACCACCTGCTCAAGCTGCGTGCCCTGCAGGACGAGACCGGGGGCTTCCAGACCTTCATCCCCCTGGCCTTCCATCCCGCCAATACGCCGCTCGAGCACCTGCCCACCACCACCGGCATGCTCGACCTGCGCCAAGTCGCGGTGGGACGCCTGGTGCTCGACAACTTCGCCCACATCAAGGCGTATTGGCAGATGCTGACCCCCAAGATCGCCCAGATCGCGCTGCGCTTCGGCGCCGACGACCTGGACGGCACCGTGATCGAAGAGAAGATCTATCACGATGCCGGGGCCACCACGCCCCAGGGCCTGCGGCGCCAGGAATTGGAGCGGCTGATCCGCGAAGCCGGGCGCGAGCCCTGCGAGCGCGACACCCTCTATCGCCCCGTTTCCCGGAGCGAGACCTCGCTCACCGTCCAGGCCTGA
- a CDS encoding sigma factor-like helix-turn-helix DNA-binding protein yields the protein MNVHISAKSTRTPEVDREINHQVEKLGRRLQVFRPELVHLHGSLEPGALRHQAVVSLNLRLPSGELAAEQSGPTPLAAVKAAFSELLAQVNRHKEQLRNLRRRRAGKHLADHVPLQGTVAAVHLPTITDGDIRSYVDANLERLEQFVDRELLYRETTDQLLPGLVTREEVLDEAIAHALSEAEEKPELLSLERWLYRLAIQAIRRLSAENGEAGIAAVPLEQSARRPNVRATDDAELQFHQPDEIFLEESVIPDRRVFTPEQIAESDETVALVESALRDARRQDREAFILFAIEGFTVEEIAAATDRTPEEVNLSLHAARARLQTRLPRSQVLRGRPLQRSGTA from the coding sequence ATGAACGTGCACATCAGTGCTAAGAGCACGCGCACTCCGGAAGTCGATCGAGAAATCAATCATCAGGTAGAGAAGCTGGGCCGGCGGCTGCAGGTCTTCCGCCCCGAGCTGGTGCACCTGCACGGCAGCTTGGAGCCCGGCGCCCTGCGCCATCAGGCGGTGGTCTCCCTCAACCTGCGCCTTCCTTCGGGCGAGCTGGCCGCAGAACAGTCCGGGCCTACGCCCCTGGCGGCGGTCAAGGCGGCCTTCTCCGAGCTGCTTGCCCAGGTGAACCGGCACAAAGAGCAGTTGCGGAACCTGCGCCGCCGCCGCGCCGGCAAACACCTCGCCGACCACGTTCCCCTGCAGGGAACGGTGGCAGCGGTACACCTACCCACCATTACCGACGGCGATATCCGTTCCTACGTGGACGCCAACCTGGAGCGCCTGGAGCAGTTCGTGGACCGCGAGCTGCTCTACCGCGAGACCACCGACCAGCTGCTCCCCGGGCTGGTGACTCGCGAGGAAGTGCTCGACGAAGCCATCGCCCACGCGCTCAGCGAGGCGGAGGAGAAACCCGAACTGCTGTCGCTGGAGCGCTGGCTCTACCGGCTGGCCATCCAGGCCATCCGCCGCCTCTCGGCGGAGAACGGCGAGGCCGGCATCGCCGCCGTCCCCCTGGAGCAGTCGGCGCGCCGCCCCAACGTCCGCGCCACCGACGACGCCGAGCTGCAGTTCCACCAGCCCGACGAGATCTTCCTGGAAGAGAGCGTCATTCCCGACCGCCGGGTGTTCACCCCGGAGCAGATCGCCGAGTCCGACGAGACCGTCGCCCTCGTCGAGTCCGCTCTGCGGGACGCCCGCCGCCAGGACCGGGAGGCGTTCATCCTGTTCGCCATCGAAGGCTTCACGGTGGAGGAGATCGCCGCCGCCACCGACCGTACCCCCGAGGAGGTGAACCTATCCTTGCATGCGGCGCGTGCCCGCCTGCAGACCCGGTTGCCGCGCTCCCAGGTCCTCCGCGGCCGACCCCTGCAGCGCTCCGGGACCGCCTGA